From the genome of Vigna angularis cultivar LongXiaoDou No.4 chromosome 11, ASM1680809v1, whole genome shotgun sequence, one region includes:
- the LOC108333867 gene encoding E3 SUMO-protein ligase SIZ1 isoform X2, protein MDLVASCKEKLQYFRLKELKDVLTQLGLSKQGKKQDLVDRILSILSEDQVSKLWIKKNAVGKQRVAKLVEDTYRKLQVSGAIDLSSKGQGSDSSNVKIKNEMEDSFLSDTKIRCLCGNVLDTDPLVKCADTRCHVSQHINCVVIPEKPTDGTPHVPDKFYCEICRVDRADPFCVSVTHLLFPVKLTTTNIPTDGTSPVQSVERTFQLTKANKELVSKPEYDVQAWCMLLNDKVSFRMQWPQYTDLKVNGLPVRAINRPGSQVLGPNGRDSGSVITPYSKDGINRISLTVVDARIFCLGVRIIKRLTVPEILSMIPEEPNGESFEDALARVCCCVGGGNANDNADSDSDLEVVSDTFSINLRCPMSGSRMKIAGRFKPCVHMGCFDLEVFVELNERSRKWQCPICLKNYALENIIIDPYFNRITTLMKNCGEEITEVEVKPDGFWRVKVKNESERRELGTLAHWHRPDGSLFVSTDEINKMENLKLKQEGVSDGHIGLKLRKNSNGVWEVSKPENTNTSSGNNRLNEDLENIEHVIIPMSSSDTGSGRDEDDPSVNQGGGGHIDYSTTNGIEIDSVFNSNIDSAYGYSVHNASAPIGDAEVIVISDSEEDNDVLMSPTPITGYTNNQTSAAVDVYSVLEPGILDSYTEDPNPGGNASLGVFNSHPSEDDFGMSSLWPLQSGTPAVPGFQLFSSEVEDVSDTLVGLQSGNINCSSSLNGYMLAPDTALGSSTLMPDSSVARPDDDLNGGLVDNPLAFPREDPSLQIFLPTKPAESSIQHELSDHADISNGVFTEDWITLSLGGGASGRNGDASTATGLNSRPQIASGEGASNSLTDTAPLHLGINDVRSDKANGKRSDSDSPFSFPRQKRSEMEDDVVRHLWYYFSIGGEGVGCKVSQFFMLDIQVVHMT, encoded by the exons ATGGATTTGGTAGCTAGTTGCAAG GAAAAATTGCAATATTTTCGTTTGAAAGAGCTCAAAGATGTGCTCACTCAATTGGGACTCTCAAAACAGGGAAAGAAGCAG GATCTTGTTGATAGGATATTGTCTATTCTTTCAGAGGACCAAG TTTCTAAATTGTGGATCAAGAAGAATGCAGTTGGAAAACAACGAGTGGCCAAATTAGTGGAGGACACATATAG AAAATTGCAGGTATCTGGGGCCATTGACCTGTCATCGAAGGGACAGGGCTCTGATAGCAGTaatgtgaaaattaaaaatgaaatggaGGATTCCTTTCTATCAGATACTAAGATTCGCTGTCTCTGTGGAAATGTATTGGATACGGACCCATTGGTCAAG TGTGCAGATACAAGATGTCATGTGTCGCAGCACATCAACTGTGTTGTTATTCCAGAGAAACCTACGGATGGAACCCCACATGTTCCTGATAAATTCTACTGTGAAATATGTCGAGTTGATCGGGCAGACCC GTTCTGTGTTTCAGTGACACACCTTTTGTTTCCGGTGAAGTTGACAACAACCAATATTCCCACTGATGG AACCAGCCCAGTACAGAGTGTGGAAAGAACGTTTCAACTCACTAAAGCAAACAAGGAGTTGGTATCGAAACCAGAATATGATGTTCAG GCTTGGTGTATGCTTTTGAATGACAAGGTTTCATTCAGGATGCAATGGCCACAATATACAGATTTAAAAGTCAACG GTCTTCCTGTTCGTGCAATTAACAGACCCGGTTCACAGGTGCTTGGGCCTAACGGTCGTGACTCTGGTTCAGTT ATCACACCATATTCAAAGGATGGAATTAATAGGATTTCCTTGACAGTGGTGGATGCTCGCATATTCTGTTTAGGGGTTCGAATTATTAAAAGGCTCACCGTGCCAGAG ATTCTAAGCATGATTCCAGAGGAGCCTAATGGTGAGAGTTTTGAAGATGCTCTTGCACgtgtttgttgttgtgttgGGGGTGGTAATGCAAATGATAATGCTGATAGTGATAGTGATTTGGAAGTGGTTTCAGATACTTTTAGCATCAATCTTCGTTGCCCA ATGAGTGGTTCAAGAATGAAGATTGCAGGAAGATTCAAACCTTGTGTTCACATGGGCTGTTTCGATCTTGAAGTTTTTGTTGAATTGAATGAACGATCAAGGAAG TGGCAGTGCCCCATATGCCTTAAAAATTATGCTTTGGAGAATATCATCATTGACCCTTACTTCAATCGCATCACTACTCTG ATGAAAAATTGTGGAGAAGAGATTACAGAGGTCGAGGTGAAGCCTGATGGTTTTTGGCGTGTCAAGGTTAAGAATGAAAGTGAACGTCGGGAGTTGGGAACTCTTGCTCATTGGCACCGTCCTGATGGATCCCTCTTTGTCTCTACTGATGAAATcaataaaatggaaaatttaAAGCTCAAACAGGAAGGTGTTTCAGATGGTCATATTGGTTTAAAACTTAGGAAGAATAGTAACGGTGTTTGGGAAGTCAGCAAACCTGAGAATACAAACACCTCTTCTGGTAATAATAGATTGAATGAGGATCTTGAAAATATTGAACATGTTATTATTCCAATGAGCAGCAGTGACACTGGAAGTGGCCGGGATGAAGATGATCCAAGTGTAAATCAGGGTGGTGGTGGGCATATTGATTATTCTACTACCAATGGTATTGAGATTGATTCTGTGTTTAACAGTAATATTGATTCAGCATATGGATATTCTGTTCATAATGCTTCTGCTCCAATTGGTGATGCAGAAGTTATTGTTATTAGTGATTCAGAAGAAGACAACGATGTATTGATGTCTCCAACTCCTATAACCGGGTACACGAATAATCAAACTAGTGCTGCAGTTGATGTTTACTCGGTGCTAGAGCCTGGAATTCTTGATTCATATACGGAAGATCCCAATCCTGGTGGAAATGCAAGTTTAGGAGTTTTTAATAGTCATCCCAGTGAAGATGATTTTGGGATGTCCTCCCTCTGGCCATTGCAATCTGGAACTCCAGCAGTCCCAGGATTCCAATTATTTAGTTCTGAAGTGGAGGACGTGTCAGATACATTGGTTGGTTTGCAGAGTGGTAACATCAATTGCTCATCGTCACTGAATGGTTATATGTTGGCCCCGGATACTGCTTTGGGATCTAGCACTCTTATGCCAGATTCCTCGGTGGCTCGACCTGATGATGATTTAAATGGTGGCTTGGTTGACAATCCACTGGCATTTCCCAGAGAAGATCCCTCCCTTCAGATTTTTCTCCCTACAAAACCAGCAGAATCATCCATTCAGCATGAATTGAGTGATCATGCGGACATATCAAATGGTGTCTTCACGGAGGATTGGATCACTCTTAGTCTTGGAGGTGGTGCTAGTGGCCGTAATGGTGATGCTTCCACTGCAACTGGATTGAATTCCAGACCGCAAATAGCATCTGGAGAAGGTGCCTCAAATTCCTTGACAGATACCG CTCCTTTACACCTTGGTATCAATGATGTTAGATCTGACAAGGCGAATGGGAAAAGATCTGATTCAGACAGCCCTTTCTCTTTTCCTCGCCAAAAACGTTCA GAAATGGAAGATGATGTGGTGAGGCACCTCTGGTATTATTTTTCCATTGGTGGTGAAGGTGTAGGCTGCAAAGTTTCTCAATTTTTTATGCTTGATATTCAAGTTGTCCATATGACATAA
- the LOC108333867 gene encoding E3 SUMO-protein ligase SIZ1 isoform X6 — translation MDLVASCKEKLQYFRLKELKDVLTQLGLSKQGKKQDLVDRILSILSEDQACYFFPVSKLWIKKNAVGKQRVAKLVEDTYRKLQVSGAIDLSSKGQGSDSSNVKIKNEMEDSFLSDTKIRCLCGNVLDTDPLVKCADTRCHVSQHINCVVIPEKPTDGTPHVPDKFYCEICRVDRADPFCVSVTHLLFPVKLTTTNIPTDGTSPVQSVERTFQLTKANKELVSKPEYDVQAWCMLLNDKVSFRMQWPQYTDLKVNGLPVRAINRPGSQVLGPNGRDSGSVITPYSKDGINRISLTVVDARIFCLGVRIIKRLTVPEILSMIPEEPNGESFEDALARVCCCVGGGNANDNADSDSDLEVVSDTFSINLRCPMSGSRMKIAGRFKPCVHMGCFDLEVFVELNERSRKWQCPICLKNYALENIIIDPYFNRITTLMKNCGEEITEVEVKPDGFWRVKVKNESERRELGTLAHWHRPDGSLFVSTDEINKMENLKLKQEGVSDGHIGLKLRKNSNGVWEVSKPENTNTSSGNNRLNEDLENIEHVIIPMSSSDTGSGRDEDDPSVNQGGGGHIDYSTTNGIEIDSVFNSNIDSAYGYSVHNASAPIGDAEVIVISDSEEDNDVLMSPTPITGYTNNQTSAAVDVYSVLEPGILDSYTEDPNPGGNASLGVFNSHPSEDDFGMSSLWPLQSGTPAVPGFQLFSSEVEDVSDTLVGLQSGNINCSSSLNGYMLAPDTALGSSTLMPDSSVARPDDDLNGGLVDNPLAFPREDPSLQIFLPTKPAESSIQHELSDHADISNGVFTEDWITLSLGGGASGRNGDASTATGLNSRPQIASGEGASNSLTDTAPLHLGINDVRSDKANGKRSDSDSPFSFPRQKRSVRPRPYLSIASDSE, via the exons ATGGATTTGGTAGCTAGTTGCAAG GAAAAATTGCAATATTTTCGTTTGAAAGAGCTCAAAGATGTGCTCACTCAATTGGGACTCTCAAAACAGGGAAAGAAGCAG GATCTTGTTGATAGGATATTGTCTATTCTTTCAGAGGACCAAG CTTGCTACTTTTTCCCAGTTTCTAAATTGTGGATCAAGAAGAATGCAGTTGGAAAACAACGAGTGGCCAAATTAGTGGAGGACACATATAG AAAATTGCAGGTATCTGGGGCCATTGACCTGTCATCGAAGGGACAGGGCTCTGATAGCAGTaatgtgaaaattaaaaatgaaatggaGGATTCCTTTCTATCAGATACTAAGATTCGCTGTCTCTGTGGAAATGTATTGGATACGGACCCATTGGTCAAG TGTGCAGATACAAGATGTCATGTGTCGCAGCACATCAACTGTGTTGTTATTCCAGAGAAACCTACGGATGGAACCCCACATGTTCCTGATAAATTCTACTGTGAAATATGTCGAGTTGATCGGGCAGACCC GTTCTGTGTTTCAGTGACACACCTTTTGTTTCCGGTGAAGTTGACAACAACCAATATTCCCACTGATGG AACCAGCCCAGTACAGAGTGTGGAAAGAACGTTTCAACTCACTAAAGCAAACAAGGAGTTGGTATCGAAACCAGAATATGATGTTCAG GCTTGGTGTATGCTTTTGAATGACAAGGTTTCATTCAGGATGCAATGGCCACAATATACAGATTTAAAAGTCAACG GTCTTCCTGTTCGTGCAATTAACAGACCCGGTTCACAGGTGCTTGGGCCTAACGGTCGTGACTCTGGTTCAGTT ATCACACCATATTCAAAGGATGGAATTAATAGGATTTCCTTGACAGTGGTGGATGCTCGCATATTCTGTTTAGGGGTTCGAATTATTAAAAGGCTCACCGTGCCAGAG ATTCTAAGCATGATTCCAGAGGAGCCTAATGGTGAGAGTTTTGAAGATGCTCTTGCACgtgtttgttgttgtgttgGGGGTGGTAATGCAAATGATAATGCTGATAGTGATAGTGATTTGGAAGTGGTTTCAGATACTTTTAGCATCAATCTTCGTTGCCCA ATGAGTGGTTCAAGAATGAAGATTGCAGGAAGATTCAAACCTTGTGTTCACATGGGCTGTTTCGATCTTGAAGTTTTTGTTGAATTGAATGAACGATCAAGGAAG TGGCAGTGCCCCATATGCCTTAAAAATTATGCTTTGGAGAATATCATCATTGACCCTTACTTCAATCGCATCACTACTCTG ATGAAAAATTGTGGAGAAGAGATTACAGAGGTCGAGGTGAAGCCTGATGGTTTTTGGCGTGTCAAGGTTAAGAATGAAAGTGAACGTCGGGAGTTGGGAACTCTTGCTCATTGGCACCGTCCTGATGGATCCCTCTTTGTCTCTACTGATGAAATcaataaaatggaaaatttaAAGCTCAAACAGGAAGGTGTTTCAGATGGTCATATTGGTTTAAAACTTAGGAAGAATAGTAACGGTGTTTGGGAAGTCAGCAAACCTGAGAATACAAACACCTCTTCTGGTAATAATAGATTGAATGAGGATCTTGAAAATATTGAACATGTTATTATTCCAATGAGCAGCAGTGACACTGGAAGTGGCCGGGATGAAGATGATCCAAGTGTAAATCAGGGTGGTGGTGGGCATATTGATTATTCTACTACCAATGGTATTGAGATTGATTCTGTGTTTAACAGTAATATTGATTCAGCATATGGATATTCTGTTCATAATGCTTCTGCTCCAATTGGTGATGCAGAAGTTATTGTTATTAGTGATTCAGAAGAAGACAACGATGTATTGATGTCTCCAACTCCTATAACCGGGTACACGAATAATCAAACTAGTGCTGCAGTTGATGTTTACTCGGTGCTAGAGCCTGGAATTCTTGATTCATATACGGAAGATCCCAATCCTGGTGGAAATGCAAGTTTAGGAGTTTTTAATAGTCATCCCAGTGAAGATGATTTTGGGATGTCCTCCCTCTGGCCATTGCAATCTGGAACTCCAGCAGTCCCAGGATTCCAATTATTTAGTTCTGAAGTGGAGGACGTGTCAGATACATTGGTTGGTTTGCAGAGTGGTAACATCAATTGCTCATCGTCACTGAATGGTTATATGTTGGCCCCGGATACTGCTTTGGGATCTAGCACTCTTATGCCAGATTCCTCGGTGGCTCGACCTGATGATGATTTAAATGGTGGCTTGGTTGACAATCCACTGGCATTTCCCAGAGAAGATCCCTCCCTTCAGATTTTTCTCCCTACAAAACCAGCAGAATCATCCATTCAGCATGAATTGAGTGATCATGCGGACATATCAAATGGTGTCTTCACGGAGGATTGGATCACTCTTAGTCTTGGAGGTGGTGCTAGTGGCCGTAATGGTGATGCTTCCACTGCAACTGGATTGAATTCCAGACCGCAAATAGCATCTGGAGAAGGTGCCTCAAATTCCTTGACAGATACCG CTCCTTTACACCTTGGTATCAATGATGTTAGATCTGACAAGGCGAATGGGAAAAGATCTGATTCAGACAGCCCTTTCTCTTTTCCTCGCCAAAAACGTTCAGTAAGGCCCCGCCCATATCTTTCTATTGCTTCAGATTCCGAGTAG
- the LOC108333867 gene encoding E3 SUMO-protein ligase SIZ1 isoform X1: MDLVASCKEKLQYFRLKELKDVLTQLGLSKQGKKQDLVDRILSILSEDQACYFFPVSKLWIKKNAVGKQRVAKLVEDTYRKLQVSGAIDLSSKGQGSDSSNVKIKNEMEDSFLSDTKIRCLCGNVLDTDPLVKCADTRCHVSQHINCVVIPEKPTDGTPHVPDKFYCEICRVDRADPFCVSVTHLLFPVKLTTTNIPTDGTSPVQSVERTFQLTKANKELVSKPEYDVQAWCMLLNDKVSFRMQWPQYTDLKVNGLPVRAINRPGSQVLGPNGRDSGSVITPYSKDGINRISLTVVDARIFCLGVRIIKRLTVPEILSMIPEEPNGESFEDALARVCCCVGGGNANDNADSDSDLEVVSDTFSINLRCPMSGSRMKIAGRFKPCVHMGCFDLEVFVELNERSRKWQCPICLKNYALENIIIDPYFNRITTLMKNCGEEITEVEVKPDGFWRVKVKNESERRELGTLAHWHRPDGSLFVSTDEINKMENLKLKQEGVSDGHIGLKLRKNSNGVWEVSKPENTNTSSGNNRLNEDLENIEHVIIPMSSSDTGSGRDEDDPSVNQGGGGHIDYSTTNGIEIDSVFNSNIDSAYGYSVHNASAPIGDAEVIVISDSEEDNDVLMSPTPITGYTNNQTSAAVDVYSVLEPGILDSYTEDPNPGGNASLGVFNSHPSEDDFGMSSLWPLQSGTPAVPGFQLFSSEVEDVSDTLVGLQSGNINCSSSLNGYMLAPDTALGSSTLMPDSSVARPDDDLNGGLVDNPLAFPREDPSLQIFLPTKPAESSIQHELSDHADISNGVFTEDWITLSLGGGASGRNGDASTATGLNSRPQIASGEGASNSLTDTAPLHLGINDVRSDKANGKRSDSDSPFSFPRQKRSEMEDDVVRHLWYYFSIGGEGVGCKVSQFFMLDIQVVHMT, encoded by the exons ATGGATTTGGTAGCTAGTTGCAAG GAAAAATTGCAATATTTTCGTTTGAAAGAGCTCAAAGATGTGCTCACTCAATTGGGACTCTCAAAACAGGGAAAGAAGCAG GATCTTGTTGATAGGATATTGTCTATTCTTTCAGAGGACCAAG CTTGCTACTTTTTCCCAGTTTCTAAATTGTGGATCAAGAAGAATGCAGTTGGAAAACAACGAGTGGCCAAATTAGTGGAGGACACATATAG AAAATTGCAGGTATCTGGGGCCATTGACCTGTCATCGAAGGGACAGGGCTCTGATAGCAGTaatgtgaaaattaaaaatgaaatggaGGATTCCTTTCTATCAGATACTAAGATTCGCTGTCTCTGTGGAAATGTATTGGATACGGACCCATTGGTCAAG TGTGCAGATACAAGATGTCATGTGTCGCAGCACATCAACTGTGTTGTTATTCCAGAGAAACCTACGGATGGAACCCCACATGTTCCTGATAAATTCTACTGTGAAATATGTCGAGTTGATCGGGCAGACCC GTTCTGTGTTTCAGTGACACACCTTTTGTTTCCGGTGAAGTTGACAACAACCAATATTCCCACTGATGG AACCAGCCCAGTACAGAGTGTGGAAAGAACGTTTCAACTCACTAAAGCAAACAAGGAGTTGGTATCGAAACCAGAATATGATGTTCAG GCTTGGTGTATGCTTTTGAATGACAAGGTTTCATTCAGGATGCAATGGCCACAATATACAGATTTAAAAGTCAACG GTCTTCCTGTTCGTGCAATTAACAGACCCGGTTCACAGGTGCTTGGGCCTAACGGTCGTGACTCTGGTTCAGTT ATCACACCATATTCAAAGGATGGAATTAATAGGATTTCCTTGACAGTGGTGGATGCTCGCATATTCTGTTTAGGGGTTCGAATTATTAAAAGGCTCACCGTGCCAGAG ATTCTAAGCATGATTCCAGAGGAGCCTAATGGTGAGAGTTTTGAAGATGCTCTTGCACgtgtttgttgttgtgttgGGGGTGGTAATGCAAATGATAATGCTGATAGTGATAGTGATTTGGAAGTGGTTTCAGATACTTTTAGCATCAATCTTCGTTGCCCA ATGAGTGGTTCAAGAATGAAGATTGCAGGAAGATTCAAACCTTGTGTTCACATGGGCTGTTTCGATCTTGAAGTTTTTGTTGAATTGAATGAACGATCAAGGAAG TGGCAGTGCCCCATATGCCTTAAAAATTATGCTTTGGAGAATATCATCATTGACCCTTACTTCAATCGCATCACTACTCTG ATGAAAAATTGTGGAGAAGAGATTACAGAGGTCGAGGTGAAGCCTGATGGTTTTTGGCGTGTCAAGGTTAAGAATGAAAGTGAACGTCGGGAGTTGGGAACTCTTGCTCATTGGCACCGTCCTGATGGATCCCTCTTTGTCTCTACTGATGAAATcaataaaatggaaaatttaAAGCTCAAACAGGAAGGTGTTTCAGATGGTCATATTGGTTTAAAACTTAGGAAGAATAGTAACGGTGTTTGGGAAGTCAGCAAACCTGAGAATACAAACACCTCTTCTGGTAATAATAGATTGAATGAGGATCTTGAAAATATTGAACATGTTATTATTCCAATGAGCAGCAGTGACACTGGAAGTGGCCGGGATGAAGATGATCCAAGTGTAAATCAGGGTGGTGGTGGGCATATTGATTATTCTACTACCAATGGTATTGAGATTGATTCTGTGTTTAACAGTAATATTGATTCAGCATATGGATATTCTGTTCATAATGCTTCTGCTCCAATTGGTGATGCAGAAGTTATTGTTATTAGTGATTCAGAAGAAGACAACGATGTATTGATGTCTCCAACTCCTATAACCGGGTACACGAATAATCAAACTAGTGCTGCAGTTGATGTTTACTCGGTGCTAGAGCCTGGAATTCTTGATTCATATACGGAAGATCCCAATCCTGGTGGAAATGCAAGTTTAGGAGTTTTTAATAGTCATCCCAGTGAAGATGATTTTGGGATGTCCTCCCTCTGGCCATTGCAATCTGGAACTCCAGCAGTCCCAGGATTCCAATTATTTAGTTCTGAAGTGGAGGACGTGTCAGATACATTGGTTGGTTTGCAGAGTGGTAACATCAATTGCTCATCGTCACTGAATGGTTATATGTTGGCCCCGGATACTGCTTTGGGATCTAGCACTCTTATGCCAGATTCCTCGGTGGCTCGACCTGATGATGATTTAAATGGTGGCTTGGTTGACAATCCACTGGCATTTCCCAGAGAAGATCCCTCCCTTCAGATTTTTCTCCCTACAAAACCAGCAGAATCATCCATTCAGCATGAATTGAGTGATCATGCGGACATATCAAATGGTGTCTTCACGGAGGATTGGATCACTCTTAGTCTTGGAGGTGGTGCTAGTGGCCGTAATGGTGATGCTTCCACTGCAACTGGATTGAATTCCAGACCGCAAATAGCATCTGGAGAAGGTGCCTCAAATTCCTTGACAGATACCG CTCCTTTACACCTTGGTATCAATGATGTTAGATCTGACAAGGCGAATGGGAAAAGATCTGATTCAGACAGCCCTTTCTCTTTTCCTCGCCAAAAACGTTCA GAAATGGAAGATGATGTGGTGAGGCACCTCTGGTATTATTTTTCCATTGGTGGTGAAGGTGTAGGCTGCAAAGTTTCTCAATTTTTTATGCTTGATATTCAAGTTGTCCATATGACATAA
- the LOC108333867 gene encoding E3 SUMO-protein ligase SIZ1 isoform X5 translates to MDLVASCKEKLQYFRLKELKDVLTQLGLSKQGKKQDLVDRILSILSEDQACYFFPVSKLWIKKNAVGKQRVAKLVEDTYRKLQVSGAIDLSSKGQGSDSSNVKIKNEMEDSFLSDTKIRCLCGNVLDTDPLVKCADTRCHVSQHINCVVIPEKPTDGTPHVPDKFYCEICRVDRADPFCVSVTHLLFPVKLTTTNIPTDGTSPVQSVERTFQLTKANKELVSKPEYDVQAWCMLLNDKVSFRMQWPQYTDLKVNGLPVRAINRPGSQVLGPNGRDSGSVITPYSKDGINRISLTVVDARIFCLGVRIIKRLTVPEILSMIPEEPNGESFEDALARVCCCVGGGNANDNADSDSDLEVVSDTFSINLRCPMSGSRMKIAGRFKPCVHMGCFDLEVFVELNERSRKWQCPICLKNYALENIIIDPYFNRITTLMKNCGEEITEVEVKPDGFWRVKVKNESERRELGTLAHWHRPDGSLFVSTDEINKMENLKLKQEGVSDGHIGLKLRKNSNGVWEVSKPENTNTSSGNNRLNEDLENIEHVIIPMSSSDTGSGRDEDDPSVNQGGGGHIDYSTTNGIEIDSVFNSNIDSAYGYSVHNASAPIGDAEVIVISDSEEDNDVLMSPTPITGYTNNQTSAAVDVYSVLEPGILDSYTEDPNPGGNASLGVFNSHPSEDDFGMSSLWPLQSGTPAVPGFQLFSSEVEDVSDTLVGLQSGNINCSSSLNGYMLAPDTALGSSTLMPDSSVARPDDDLNGGLVDNPLAFPREDPSLQIFLPTKPAESSIQHELSDHADISNGVFTEDWITLSLGGGASGRNGDASTATGLNSRPQIASGEGASNSLTDTAPLHLGINDVRSDKANGKRSDSDSPFSFPRQKRSKLKKVEQHFWSSGNGR, encoded by the exons ATGGATTTGGTAGCTAGTTGCAAG GAAAAATTGCAATATTTTCGTTTGAAAGAGCTCAAAGATGTGCTCACTCAATTGGGACTCTCAAAACAGGGAAAGAAGCAG GATCTTGTTGATAGGATATTGTCTATTCTTTCAGAGGACCAAG CTTGCTACTTTTTCCCAGTTTCTAAATTGTGGATCAAGAAGAATGCAGTTGGAAAACAACGAGTGGCCAAATTAGTGGAGGACACATATAG AAAATTGCAGGTATCTGGGGCCATTGACCTGTCATCGAAGGGACAGGGCTCTGATAGCAGTaatgtgaaaattaaaaatgaaatggaGGATTCCTTTCTATCAGATACTAAGATTCGCTGTCTCTGTGGAAATGTATTGGATACGGACCCATTGGTCAAG TGTGCAGATACAAGATGTCATGTGTCGCAGCACATCAACTGTGTTGTTATTCCAGAGAAACCTACGGATGGAACCCCACATGTTCCTGATAAATTCTACTGTGAAATATGTCGAGTTGATCGGGCAGACCC GTTCTGTGTTTCAGTGACACACCTTTTGTTTCCGGTGAAGTTGACAACAACCAATATTCCCACTGATGG AACCAGCCCAGTACAGAGTGTGGAAAGAACGTTTCAACTCACTAAAGCAAACAAGGAGTTGGTATCGAAACCAGAATATGATGTTCAG GCTTGGTGTATGCTTTTGAATGACAAGGTTTCATTCAGGATGCAATGGCCACAATATACAGATTTAAAAGTCAACG GTCTTCCTGTTCGTGCAATTAACAGACCCGGTTCACAGGTGCTTGGGCCTAACGGTCGTGACTCTGGTTCAGTT ATCACACCATATTCAAAGGATGGAATTAATAGGATTTCCTTGACAGTGGTGGATGCTCGCATATTCTGTTTAGGGGTTCGAATTATTAAAAGGCTCACCGTGCCAGAG ATTCTAAGCATGATTCCAGAGGAGCCTAATGGTGAGAGTTTTGAAGATGCTCTTGCACgtgtttgttgttgtgttgGGGGTGGTAATGCAAATGATAATGCTGATAGTGATAGTGATTTGGAAGTGGTTTCAGATACTTTTAGCATCAATCTTCGTTGCCCA ATGAGTGGTTCAAGAATGAAGATTGCAGGAAGATTCAAACCTTGTGTTCACATGGGCTGTTTCGATCTTGAAGTTTTTGTTGAATTGAATGAACGATCAAGGAAG TGGCAGTGCCCCATATGCCTTAAAAATTATGCTTTGGAGAATATCATCATTGACCCTTACTTCAATCGCATCACTACTCTG ATGAAAAATTGTGGAGAAGAGATTACAGAGGTCGAGGTGAAGCCTGATGGTTTTTGGCGTGTCAAGGTTAAGAATGAAAGTGAACGTCGGGAGTTGGGAACTCTTGCTCATTGGCACCGTCCTGATGGATCCCTCTTTGTCTCTACTGATGAAATcaataaaatggaaaatttaAAGCTCAAACAGGAAGGTGTTTCAGATGGTCATATTGGTTTAAAACTTAGGAAGAATAGTAACGGTGTTTGGGAAGTCAGCAAACCTGAGAATACAAACACCTCTTCTGGTAATAATAGATTGAATGAGGATCTTGAAAATATTGAACATGTTATTATTCCAATGAGCAGCAGTGACACTGGAAGTGGCCGGGATGAAGATGATCCAAGTGTAAATCAGGGTGGTGGTGGGCATATTGATTATTCTACTACCAATGGTATTGAGATTGATTCTGTGTTTAACAGTAATATTGATTCAGCATATGGATATTCTGTTCATAATGCTTCTGCTCCAATTGGTGATGCAGAAGTTATTGTTATTAGTGATTCAGAAGAAGACAACGATGTATTGATGTCTCCAACTCCTATAACCGGGTACACGAATAATCAAACTAGTGCTGCAGTTGATGTTTACTCGGTGCTAGAGCCTGGAATTCTTGATTCATATACGGAAGATCCCAATCCTGGTGGAAATGCAAGTTTAGGAGTTTTTAATAGTCATCCCAGTGAAGATGATTTTGGGATGTCCTCCCTCTGGCCATTGCAATCTGGAACTCCAGCAGTCCCAGGATTCCAATTATTTAGTTCTGAAGTGGAGGACGTGTCAGATACATTGGTTGGTTTGCAGAGTGGTAACATCAATTGCTCATCGTCACTGAATGGTTATATGTTGGCCCCGGATACTGCTTTGGGATCTAGCACTCTTATGCCAGATTCCTCGGTGGCTCGACCTGATGATGATTTAAATGGTGGCTTGGTTGACAATCCACTGGCATTTCCCAGAGAAGATCCCTCCCTTCAGATTTTTCTCCCTACAAAACCAGCAGAATCATCCATTCAGCATGAATTGAGTGATCATGCGGACATATCAAATGGTGTCTTCACGGAGGATTGGATCACTCTTAGTCTTGGAGGTGGTGCTAGTGGCCGTAATGGTGATGCTTCCACTGCAACTGGATTGAATTCCAGACCGCAAATAGCATCTGGAGAAGGTGCCTCAAATTCCTTGACAGATACCG CTCCTTTACACCTTGGTATCAATGATGTTAGATCTGACAAGGCGAATGGGAAAAGATCTGATTCAGACAGCCCTTTCTCTTTTCCTCGCCAAAAACGTTCA AAACTGAAGAAAGTTGAGCAGCATTTTTGGTCCTCAGGAAATGGAAGATGA